In Clostridium sporogenes, one genomic interval encodes:
- the dapD gene encoding 2,3,4,5-tetrahydropyridine-2,6-dicarboxylate N-acetyltransferase, with protein MSYNLTDPYEIAKYIKEARKSTPLKAYIEGDLSNCDFTNIEKFNSGDLYILFGESEEILVLIEKNKNKIKNCRIEQDRRKSAIPLLDMLKVNARIEPGAIIRDKVIIGENAVIMMGAVINIGAEIGEGTMVDMNAVVGARGKLGKNVHLGAGAVVAGVLEPPSSDPCTIEDNVLIGANAVILEGVKIGKGSVVAAGSIVTTDVPENVVVAGAPAKIIKEVDVKTKDKTKLLDDLRK; from the coding sequence ATGAGTTACAATTTAACAGATCCATATGAAATAGCTAAATACATAAAAGAAGCTAGAAAATCAACTCCTCTCAAGGCCTACATAGAAGGAGATCTTTCAAACTGTGATTTTACAAACATAGAAAAATTTAATAGTGGTGATTTATATATATTATTTGGTGAATCAGAAGAAATATTAGTTCTTATAGAAAAAAATAAGAATAAAATAAAAAATTGTAGAATAGAACAAGATAGAAGAAAATCTGCAATCCCTTTACTTGATATGCTTAAAGTAAATGCTAGAATAGAGCCTGGTGCCATAATAAGAGATAAAGTTATAATAGGCGAAAACGCTGTTATTATGATGGGTGCCGTTATAAATATAGGTGCTGAAATCGGAGAAGGAACTATGGTAGATATGAACGCTGTAGTTGGTGCTAGAGGAAAGCTTGGTAAAAATGTACATTTAGGTGCTGGTGCTGTAGTTGCTGGTGTTCTAGAACCACCTAGCAGTGACCCTTGCACTATCGAAGATAATGTTCTTATAGGAGCAAATGCTGTTATATTAGAAGGCGTAAAAATTGGTAAAGGTTCTGTAGTAGCTGCAGGTTCTATAGTTACTACTGATGTACCAGAAAATGTAGTAGTTGCTGGTGCTCCAGCTAAAATAATAAAAGAAGTAGATGTAAAGACTAAAGATAAAACTAAACTTTTAGATGATTTAAGAAAATAG